One window of the Chelonoidis abingdonii isolate Lonesome George chromosome 3, CheloAbing_2.0, whole genome shotgun sequence genome contains the following:
- the TTC32 gene encoding tetratricopeptide repeat protein 32 — translation MEQEVARETLDLLSAAHAQFREQRFGAAEELYSGFIAQCECSSAGPAPARKCLTHDLATAFNNRGQIKYMRVDFYEAMDDYSSAIQTQPDFEVPYYNRGLILYRLGYYDEALKDFKKVLALNPEFEDASLSLKQTILDKEEKQRRTY, via the exons ATGGAGCAGGAGGTGGCTCGCGAGACCCTGGATCTGCTGTCGGCAGCGCACGCGCAGTTCCGGGAGCAGCGATTCGGCGCTGCAGAGGAGCTGTACAGCGGCTTCATCGCGCAGTGCGAATGCTCCTCTGCCGGCCCCGCCCCCGCCAG GAAATGCCTCACCCACGATCTCGCCACTGCATTCAACAACAGGGGACAAATTAAGTACATGCGAGTTGACTTTTATGAAGCAATGGATGACTACTCATCAGCCATACAAACCCAACCTGATTTTGAAGTCCCATATTATAACAGAGGATTAATACTGTACAGGCTAG GATACTATGATGAGGCTTTGAAAGATTTCAAGAAAGTTTTAGCTTTAAACCCTGAGTTTGAAGATGCTTCCTTGAGTCTAAAACAGACTATTCTtgacaaagaagaaaaacaaaggaggACATATTAA